One Drechmeria coniospora strain ARSEF 6962 chromosome 01, whole genome shotgun sequence genomic region harbors:
- a CDS encoding Phosphatidylethanolamine N-methyltransferase (Phosphatidylethanolamine N-methyltransferase, fungi), with protein MAYSPEMTSDDGLEFRQRRGRRQPRSSPEYSSSEGHLPLGHEPELEPVRVPEMNHEADEEHGKRKKTIGRTPDGTVFVVPTTHDMVSQLLDPRQPKNLSDMIVIAILALHILAACMLPSAWKKPVFAIVFVCWRAAYNGGIGLLLHVQSSHRRLITWALRWKLFENPESGQNPRPWLYRLLKRELEAKIPQDYDFETAPIEYNTWLVFRRVVDLILMCDFVSYILFACVFGQTPKGESILMGVARWTIGFALIGFNLWVKLDAHRVVKDFAWYWGDFFYLIDQDLTFDGVFEMAPHPMYSIGYAGYYGISMMAASYEVLFVSIIAHLAQFAFLATVENPHIEKTYNPPQPRQRTLSRSQSDTVISVDSSDLPDRATPASSAAAFPLHEPPTAVHDMVGFKNVDMFRVPDCVAVVLPLYVVILTLVTSSTPAWQAVFVAHAIAWRMWYHLGLGLILDRQSKTKMWTRHFLKFGESSNEAWRQWKGMHHISMILCNTAHVAACWKMYSPPDDWSHGMGLLKHVMGVSLVALQVWTAVSVHNSLGEFGWFCGDFFFDQEAKLTYTSIYRFLNNPERICGTAGVWGAALITRSRSILFIAIVTQALSLFYLSCIERPHMQKVYGRSLRREAGLTKFIKRSLPPPVKVWQESVDKVLDGTTQFVEDFLDAARPKFASGVKTIVRDTSALFNMAPARLTITRIAPDLEGLDPKQYSLSVEGTASVNPSSRDRATGKESFTGRFPKAVKTMMYEYGSPLKVKWRAPANHGKKDWIGLYMVTDNRSRDVTEVTSLGRWAPTNVGAYDDSSTTDSTIVTPEHIVSKSESSEPGMVEGEVIFTGDRLWWTQNVFEFRYHHDGTHNTMAISEPFEIGIGQFADEDNGGEAKGMCARSVESAILPVIQNCLDRDPDIAPSTPDEPFGNHVERDGKYAKRIVYAIREMFGIEFAPAVVLADGNVRKLAWRICNAKNVLAPYSMSQSKGTTTPAVQEF; from the exons ATGGCGTACTCTCCCGAGATgacgtccgacgacggcctcgaattccgtcaacggcgagggcgacgacaaCCCCGGTCGAGCCCCGAGTATTCTTCCTCCGAGGGTCACTTGCCCCTCGGCCATGAGCCAGAGCTGGAGCCGGTCCGGGTGCCGGAGATGAATCACgaagcggacgaggagcacgGCAAGAGAAAAAAGACCATCGGCCGTACGCCGGACGGTACAG TCTTCGTCGTGCCCACGACGCACGACATGGTGTCGCAGCTGCTTGATCCTCGCCAGCCCAAAAACCTCTCCGACATgatcgtcatcgccatcctcgcccttcacatcctcgccgcctgcatgctgccgtcggcctggaAGAAGCCCGTCTTcgccatcgtcttcgtctgCTGGCGAGCCGCCTACAACGGTGGCATCGGCCTCCTGCTGCACGTCCAGTCCAGCCACCGCCGCCTCATCACCTGGGCCCTCCGCTGGAAGCTCTTCGAGAACCCCGAGTCGGGCCAGAATCCCCGCCCCTGGCTCTACCGCCTTCTCAAGCGagagctcgaggccaagatCCCCCAAGACTACGACTTCGAAACGGCACCGATCGAGTACAACACGTGGCTGGTCTtccgccgcgtcgtcgacttgATCCTCATGTGCGACTTCGTCTCCTACATTCTCTTCGCCTGCGTCTTCGGCCAGACGCCCAAGGGAGAGAGCATCCTCATGGGCGTCGCCCGCTGGACCATCGGCTTCGCCCTCATCGGCTTCAACCTCTGGGTCAAGCTCGACGCCCACCGCGTCGTCAAGGACTTTGCCTGGTACTGGGGTGACTTCTTCTACCTCATCGACCAGGACCTCACCTTTGACGGCGTCTTCGAGATGGCCCCGCACCCCATGTACTCGATCGGCTACGCCGGCTACTACGGCATCTCCATGATGGCCGCCAGCTACGAGGTCCTCTTCGTCTCCATCATCGCCCACCTCGCCCAGttcgccttcctcgccacCGTGGAGAATCCCCACATCGAGAAGACGTACAACCCTCCCCAGCCGCGCCAGCGGACCTTGAGTCGGAGCCAGAGCGACACCGTCATCAGCGTCGACTCGTCCGACCTGCCCGACCgtgcgacgccggcctcgtcggccgccgccttccctCTGCACGAGCCGCCAACGGCCGTCCACGACATGGTCGGCTTCAAGAACGTCGACATGTTCCGTGTGCCCGactgcgtcgccgtcgtccttccGCTCTacgtcgtcatcctcacGCTCGTcacatcctcgacgcccgcctGGCAGGCGGTCTTTGTCGCTCACGCCATCGCTTGGCGCATGTGGTACCATCTCGGTCTCGGTCTGATCCTCGACAGGCAGTCCAAGACCAAGATGTGGACCCGTCACTTTCTCAAGTTTGGCGAGAGCAGCAACGAGGCCTGGCGCCAGTGGAAGGGCATGCACCACATCAGCATGATCCTGTGCAACACGGcccacgtcgccgcctgctggAAGATGTACTCGCCCCCCGACGACTGGTCCCACGGCATGGGGCTCCTGAAGCACGTCATGGGCGtttccctcgtcgccctgcaGGTCTGGACCGCCGTGAGCGTCCACAACTCCCTCGGCGAGTTCGGATGGTTCTGCGGCGACTTTTTCTTCGATCAGGAGGCCAAGCTCACCTACACCTCTATCTACCGCTTCCTCAACAACCCGGAGAGGATCTGCGGAACCGCCGGCGTGTGGGGCGCCGCCCTCATCACGAGGAGCAGGTCCATTctcttcatcgccatcgtcacccaGGCCTTGTCCCTCTTCTACCTCTCGTGCATCGAGAGGCCACACATGCAAAAGGTCTACGGCCGAAGCCTGCGCCGGGAGGCCGGCCTGACCAAGTTCATCAAGcggtcgctgccgccgcccgtcaaGGTGTGGCAGGAGAGCGTCGACaaggtcctcgacggcaccacGCAGTTTGTCGAGgacttcctcgacgccgcgcgGCCCAAGTTTGCCTCCGGCGTCAAGACGATTGTGCGCGATACCTCGGCGCTCTTCAACATGGCCCCCGCTCGACTCACCATCACGAGAATTGCCCCGGACCTCGAGGGTCTCGATCCCAAACAGTACTCGCTCTCCGTCGAGGGGACCGCTTCCGTCAACCCCTCGTCGAGGGACCGCGCCACTGGCAAGGAGAGCTTCACCGGCCGGTTTCCCAAGGCCGTCAAGACCATGATGTACGAATACGGCTCCCCCTTGAAGGTCAAGTGGCGGGCACCGGCGAACCACGGCAAGAAGGATTGGATCGGCCTCTACATGGTGACGGACAACCGGTCCAGGGACGTGACCGAGGTGACGTCTCTCGGTCGCTGGGCGCCCACCAACGTGGGCGCCTACGACGACAGCTCGACGACCGACAGCACCATCGTGACGCCGGAGCATATCGTGTCCAAGTCGGAGTCATCGGAGCCCGGCatggtcgagggcgaggtcaTATTTACGGGCGATAGGCTCTGGTGGACGCAAAACGTCTTCGAGTTCCGATACCACCACGACGGAACGCACAACACCATGGCCATCTCGGAACCGTTTGAGATTGGCATCGGCCagttcgccgacgaggacaatgGCGGCGAAGCCAAGGGCATGTGTGCGAGGTCGGTCGAGTCTGCCATCCTTCCGGTGATACAGAACTGTCTCGACCGCGACCCCGACATCGCGCCGAGCACGCCGGATGAACCGTTTGGCAACCACGTTGAGCGAGATGGCAAGTATGCAAAGAGAATTGTGTATGCGATCCGCGAGATGTTTGGCATCGAGTTTGCGCCAGCCGTTGTCCTCGCGGATGGCAACGTGCGGAAGCTCGCCTGGAGAATCTGCAATGCCAAGAATGTGTTG GCGCCATATAGCATGTCTCAGTCGAAGGGTACTACGACACCCGCTGTCCAGGAGTTTTGA